A window of Sediminitomix flava genomic DNA:
CTCAGAAAGCCATTAAATCTTGAATTCTCTGCTGAAGAGTTGGATAATGAATTCGACAGTTTTCATTTAGCAGCTTTAAATGATCATGATGAGGTAGTTGGTTGCTTGGTTTTACAGCCATTAGAAAATCAACAAATCAAAATGAGGCAAGTAGCCATCCGTGAAGATTTTCAAGGGAAAGGATTAGGTAAAGTTTTAGTCAACTTTTCGGAAGTTTTCTCATACGAGCAAGACTTTAATGAAATGATTGTGCATTCTCGTGATGTAGCAATGGGTTTCTACGAGAAGTTAGGTTACACAAAGGTAGGAGAGCCTTTCGAAGAAGTTGGAATTAAACACTTCCGACTCGAAAAGAAATTATAAATAAGAAATTTTTACAGCGTCAATAAACAAAAGCATTATGAGTTTTGAAATGAAAGTCCCTGCGGTAGGCGAGTCGATTACCGAGGTGACCATCGCAAGCTGGATGAAAAGCGAAGGGGATTTTGTAGAACAAGATGAAATAATCTGTGAGCTAGAGTCTGATAAGGCTACTTTTGAATTAGCGGCAGAAACATCAGGTAAATTATCTATTGTTGCACAAGAAGGTGATACACTGCCTATTGGCGCTGTGATTTGTAAGATAGAAGCAAGTGTAGGAGAGCCAGTAGCTGAAGCAGTAGGAGCAGATGCATCTGTAGTAGAAGATGCTGCACCAGTAGCTGCTGCACCAGCGGAAGGACCAAAAGCAACTGGCGAAGTTGTGGAAATGAATGTGCCAACTGTAGGAGAGTCAATTACTGAAGTTACGATTGCAACTTGGTCAAAAGAAGATGGAGAGTTTGTGGAAGCAGACGAACTTCTTTGTGAAATAGAATCAGATAAGGCAACATTTGAGCTAATGTCTGAGCACAGTGGTATTGTCAGAATTGTAGCACAAGAAGGTGATACGGTTGAAGTAGGGCAATTAATCTGTAAAATTGAGGTGATGGAAGGGGGAGCACCTGCAGCTCCTCAAGCAGAAGCTCAAGCATCAGCAGCTCCAACATCAGTAAATGGTGATGCAAATTATGCAACAGGTCATGCTTCTCCAGCAGCTAAGAAAATCTTGGATGAGAAAGGCATCGATGCTAGTCAAGTTCAAGGTAGTGGCGTAAATGGTAGAATTACGAAAGAAGATGCTCTTAAGGCTGAAAAACAAGCTCCAGCACCTGCACCAGCTAAAACGGCTGCTAAATCTGAAGCTCCTGCCCCAGTAGCAGCTCCTTCTGGAGATCGTGAAGTTTCACGTGAAAAAATGTCTTCGATGCGTCGTACAATTGCTAAGCGTTTAGTTTCTGTAAAGAACGAAACGGCAATGCTTACGACTTTCAACGAAGTTGACATGAAGCCAATCATGGACATCCGTAAGAAGTACAAGGATATGTTCAAAGAGAAATATGAGGTTGGTTTAGGATTCATGTCTTTCTTTACAAAAGCAGTTACAGTAGCACTTCAAGAGTGGCCAGCTGTAAATGCTCAGATTGATGGTAATGAAATTTTATACAGTAACTTCTGTGATGTTTCTATTGCCGTTTCTACACCAAAAGGTTTGGTAGTACCAGTGATCAGAAATGCTGAAAAACTATCTTTCAACGGTGTGGAATCTGAAATCATTAGACTTGCTAAAAGAGCAAGAGATGGTAAGTTGTCTATCGATGAGATGATGGGAGGTACATT
This region includes:
- a CDS encoding GNAT family N-acetyltransferase — encoded protein: MIIKEIKHGSEDYKRTVELRDAVLRKPLNLEFSAEELDNEFDSFHLAALNDHDEVVGCLVLQPLENQQIKMRQVAIREDFQGKGLGKVLVNFSEVFSYEQDFNEMIVHSRDVAMGFYEKLGYTKVGEPFEEVGIKHFRLEKKL
- the odhB gene encoding 2-oxoglutarate dehydrogenase complex dihydrolipoyllysine-residue succinyltransferase, translated to MSFEMKVPAVGESITEVTIASWMKSEGDFVEQDEIICELESDKATFELAAETSGKLSIVAQEGDTLPIGAVICKIEASVGEPVAEAVGADASVVEDAAPVAAAPAEGPKATGEVVEMNVPTVGESITEVTIATWSKEDGEFVEADELLCEIESDKATFELMSEHSGIVRIVAQEGDTVEVGQLICKIEVMEGGAPAAPQAEAQASAAPTSVNGDANYATGHASPAAKKILDEKGIDASQVQGSGVNGRITKEDALKAEKQAPAPAPAKTAAKSEAPAPVAAPSGDREVSREKMSSMRRTIAKRLVSVKNETAMLTTFNEVDMKPIMDIRKKYKDMFKEKYEVGLGFMSFFTKAVTVALQEWPAVNAQIDGNEILYSNFCDVSIAVSTPKGLVVPVIRNAEKLSFNGVESEIIRLAKRARDGKLSIDEMMGGTFTITNGGVFGSMLSTPIINAPQSAILGMHNIVERPVAINGQVEIRPIMYVALSYDHRIIDGRESVSFLKRVKELLEDPTRLLLGV